One Aegilops tauschii subsp. strangulata cultivar AL8/78 chromosome 2, Aet v6.0, whole genome shotgun sequence genomic window, GTCGATGGTTCGATCCGCGGGAGGGGGTAAAACATACGCCTTCCATTGGTTTGGTCGAAGTTAAACCATCAACCGTCTATGCCGGAGCCGATCTCTTCATTGCGGCTACCCAAGCTACACAAGTATATTATCTGCCTTACCCATGCCAGAAAGAGTACCTGAAGGGTTGGGAAGTTGTGTTCAAGGTGTCGCCACATGGTAAGCTACCAAACCCGAATGAAGACGATTACTACAACATTAACCCCATGACATACGAGGGAGTGTTCTATCAAGAGCaacctgatgatgatgatgtggttagaaacgatgacgctagaccattgggtgatgatgatgtggatcCAAACGACGACGATGCACGGAATGATGGTGAGACCATTGTCAATGAAAATGACATACTTATGCTAGAAAAGTTAAACGAAGACGCTGACGATGAGGAAGAGCCTCCACCTCCGTCAGACAACGAAGATGATATgattgatagtgatgatgagacgGACCGAGAAAGAGGTTACAAGAAAATGATTATGCTAGAAAAtgattcatatggtttctagAAGATGTACGTGTCAAGTCTTTTTTTCTATAGTTTAGGAATATGCTTTTTATGCATTTTTATTAATGTGTTTATTATCATGCATTTTCCTTCATTTCATTAATTTACTAATTTCTTATTCTCTTTTCAATGCAGGTTCGTGGAACATGGCCAAGGGGAAGGCCGACGGCGTGGGTTTCCTACGCAAGGTCGTCGGGCTGCCTAGTCGGAGTGGTCGAGCACgtaatcccccccccccccgggctaTTTGACGGTGACTCCTCACAGGGTggtcgagggagaggtgcccctagaggaggagggggcggggggagagcccctagagggcgaggtggtggggggagagccactacagggggtcgcggccagaaagagcgcaccctcaccgacttaggggtgttgtcttcgaggccatcctctagtgaggtaccctcctctagtgaggtaccgtcctctggtgaggaggaggaggaggacgaggcaggcgaggaggagaaggttcgggatggggccgaggaggaggtggaggaggaggacgaggaggagcaggatgaggaggaggttggggagggggaggcaggcgaggaggagggtggtggcggggatggtggtggtggcggggagggggttgacaacaagggatggctgcgtggtaacgcaaagctaccaaagcaggttcctgctactgaggagcagaagtggctcattgagcccacggggaaagagtaagtgccactttataataatttcattattttgcttgtcacatgctcaTTCCGGTTGTTATTTATTGTGCTTGTCACATGCTAATAGTTCATTCTTTTGCAGCAACTGGATATATTCTAAAGGGGTCCGTATTCCCAACGGCCTCATCACCGTCTTGCTGAAGTTACACTGGCCGGGGTTGTACCGTCCAAATCCAGTCAGGCACCCGAACCATCGGGTCTTGGCCACGAGCTGGGAGCACTGGGAAGCGGCCCTCCACGCGGACCATGGGACCCATGCCAAGGCCGTGATCACCACTTTCTGGGTGAGTTCTCTTCAGAAGAACAAGTCCATTCTAGTTTCATGAATGATTTAactcatggcttcttccattcttgtttcgtgcgttgtagaaattctatcgagttctcccggagcacagggccagagcggaccagatcgtgatgcgccaatgcaagaagaaggcccgccagatgcagtacgaggtgcgctatgtggccatctcgacataccatcacgactatcttggtgtgaagatgaccaagtaagacgcgcggaggatgggcattaccttggagagggacgagttcttgaaggtaagtataaaagatttttcattatgctttcattatgctttcattatgctttcattaccttgtggtacatttcaccgtttcgtgttgacatgccattatgctttcattatgtaggtgttaccaaattggtgttatggaaaagacgagtcctgggcggcattggtggatctttggtgtgatgaggctggagcctgggcggctatgagagtcaaaaacaaggctaaccgagggaaggagggagtacatgctcagggaaaccgaaaccactatctccacaaggcagttaatgtatgactaaccccattaaacattcttcttcttctatttaccATCACTTTCTTATGTATGACTAACCTCTGTTTGGTGGTGCAGGAGGAGAAACTGAAGCGGCCGCTCTCACACATGCAGGCGTGGGAGATCGCCCATACGCGGAAGAACCCCAAGCCTGGCGAGCCCAAGTACTACGGCAAGAAGACCGTGCATAGGAAGAAGGCCTACTCCGATGGGTATCTTGCGTTACATCCTGACACACCTGACCCCATTGCGGCGGATCTGGACGAAAGGGTGGTGGTGGGCATGGGGCCGAAGGAGCACGGTCGGGAGGCGGTTCTCGATGCTGTGATCACTCCTACTATCTGCTACACACAGCTCTGTCGGATCGACCCGACCCTGAGCCAGCGCACGAGCACGCCCATGAGCAGTGCACCATCACAGTCCCTCTTCCAGGAGCAGCAAACTGTAAGTATTTTCCCTTTTATCTTCATTGCTCACTTTATTTTCCGCATTTAATAGTTTTAAATCATGTCATACTGTAGGCCTACATGGAGTACACACGccaggagaccatg contains:
- the LOC120974381 gene encoding uncharacterized protein codes for the protein MGITLERDEFLKVLPNWCYGKDESWAALVDLWCDEAGAWAAMRVKNKANRGKEGVHAQGNRNHYLHKAVNEEKLKRPLSHMQAWEIAHTRKNPKPGEPKYYGKKTVHRKKAYSDGYLALHPDTPDPIAADLDERVVVGMGPKEHGREAVLDAVITPTICYTQLCRIDPTLSQRTSTPMSSAPSQSLFQEQQTAYMEYTRQETMAWHDHLHAYHQQRDRQMQHAFQEMAAGRCPQWPSAEGPPAQPTLLTFEEFVAQNAGPSPGTGGSTVGGGLRSTPESRSPTTPIHGGGGGGGLGGTAAASSDDLGFGGLGGDDLRGARCPGA